TAGAAAAATTTCAACTAACAATCTTTTTATTGAATATTATTTTAAGAGATCCAATTTTTTGTTAGATTAGTGTAAAGACAAGAAGGTTTTAATTTGGCTGTAGATCGAGAACTTTTAAAAGAAGTTACCCAAGAACTTTGGAATACTGTAAAAAAATTAAGACCAGAAATTGATCGGCAAACCCGACTTCAATTAGTTTTGAAGGCCTTATTGACTATTGGGGATTTGCCAGATCAAATGCAGGCTGCAATGGTAGTAGGTGTTTGTG
The window above is part of the Prochlorococcus marinus CUG1415 genome. Proteins encoded here:
- a CDS encoding TIGR03894 family protein yields the protein MAVDRELLKEVTQELWNTVKKLRPEIDRQTRLQLVLKALLTIGDLPDQMQAAMVVGVCAEMDKSDIDIVETNSQSQETKDSSGVDNSTGRKVVRRSSAK